CACGTCGATAGTGGAAAATCAACCACTACAGGTCACATTATTTACAAATTAGGAGGTATAGATAGAAGAACTATTGAAAAATTTGAGAAAGAATCTGCTGAA
The sequence above is drawn from the Plasmodium reichenowi strain SY57 chromosome Unknown, whole genome shotgun sequence genome and encodes:
- a CDS encoding elongation factor 1-alpha, translating into MGKEKTHINLVVIGHVDSGKSTTTGHIIYKLGGIDRRTIEKFEKESAE